In Candidatus Angelobacter sp., the genomic stretch GGTCGGCTCCTACGTGCCCGAACGGATTCTGACGAATGCCGACCTCGAAAAAATGGTGGAGACATCCGACGAATGGATCACCACGCGCACAGGCATCAAACAACGGCGCATCGCCGCGGCAAATGAATACACGTCCGACATGGCGGCCAAAGCGGCATTGCGCGCGATGTCGAAGGGCGGCATTTCCCCGGAGCAAATTGATCTGATTATCGTCGCGACAATCACCCCCGACATGCCGTTTCCGGCGACCGCGTGCCTGGTGCAGCAACGAATCGGCGCCTACCGCGCCGCCGCGTTTGACATCGAAGCCGCCTGTTCCGGATTCATTTACGCGCTCGAGATTGGCCAGCAGTTCATCATGTCCCGGACCTACGACACGGTGCTGGTCATCGGCGCGGAAAAACTGTCCTCCATCGTGGATTGGACGGATCGTAATACCTGCGTTTTGTTTGGAGACGGTTCCGGCGCCGCCGTACTGCAGAGCCGCCCGAACGCGCACGGTCTGCTGACGGCATGCATGGGGGCCGACGGGAACAAGGCCGATCTCCTTTCAATGCCCGGCGGCGGCTGCCGGTGTCCGGCAACCACAGAATCAGTTTCCTCCCGGCTGCATTTTCTGCGGATGGAAGGGAGGGAAACGTTCAAGAACGCGGTAAACGCGATGTACACGGCAGCACAGGAATCGCTCCGCCGATGCGAACTTGATGTGTCGCGTATAAAGTGCGTCATCCCCCACCAGGCCAACCAGCGCATTATCGAGGCCGTGGGGGAGCGCCTGGGAGCACGCCCCGAGCAGATCTTCGTCAATCTCGACAAATACGGCAACACATCCGCCGCATCGGTCGCGATTGCACTGGACGAAGTGGTGGAGAGCGGGCGCATTCAGCGCGGCGACCTGATTCTGTTGATGGTCTTTGGCGCGGGTTTGACCTGGGGTGCTGCCGTCATCGAGTGGTGAGCCATTTCGTTGACGGCAGGGCCAGTTGTGATACATTAAGCGAGCCTAACGACGAGCACATGAGCACAAGTAAATTCGACACTTCCGGCGTCTTCCAGCCTGTCACGATTAAAAGCGACCGAACCACCCTCAACCTGCCGCAGGCAGCGGTTCGCATTCGAAAAAACGGCATCGAGTTTAGATCACCGACGCCGATTCCTCCGTGGACCGAGATGACCGTTTCTCTGGAGTCCTCCCGCGAGAGCAGCAAGGTCAACTGCACGGGCATCGTCGTGGCGTGCGAGGGGAACCGGCATGTCGGATACGCCGTATCCATGTTGTTGATGAACCTGTCCCGCCAGTCGCAAGAGCGATTGAACCTGCTCGCCTACTCTCAACTGGCCTGAGTCGTGCTGGCTTTCCCGCCGACATGGAACTCTTTCACCGTATTCTGCAGACCGCTATCGAGGGCGGGGCGTCCGATATTCACCTCAAAGTCGGCTCTCCGGTCATCTTTCGGATAAACCGCCAGCTGGTCGCCGTCCAGGCTCCCACGCCCACATTGGATTGGATGAATGATGTCGTGGGACGCATCGCGCCGCCGCATCTGAAAAAGCGTCTCGAAGACGATCATGAAGTGGATTTCTCCTATTTCGTTCCCGGGATCGGCAGATTCCGCACGAACCTTTTCCAGCAGCGCGGGGAGTATTGCCTGGCGATGCGTTACGTCAAAACGAAAGTTCCAGGCTTCGAGGAGTTGGGATTGCTTCCCGTCTTGAGGAAAATAGCCGAGTCGCCGCGCGGCATTGTTCTCGTGTCCGGTCCTACCGGTTGCGGCAAGTCAACCACACTGGCGGCGATGGTCGAGCATATCAACGCGAGTTTCAAAAAGCACATCATCACGCTCGAGGATCCTATCGAGTTCGTGTTCGAAGACAACCAGTCCGTCATTGAACAACGTGAAATCGGGCTGGACACCCGGTCCTTCGAGCAGGGCCTCAAACACATCCTGCGCCAGGATCCTGACATCATCATGGTGGGTGAAATGCGCGATTCGATCAGTTTTTCAGCGGCAATGAGCGCCGCCGACACGGGGCACCTGGTCCTCTCGACGCTTCATACGACAAACGCGTCGCAGGCGATCGGACGCATTTTGGATTTCTTCAAACCGGACGAACGCGACCAGGTCCGCCGGCAATTGTCAGCCACTCTCCAGGCCGTGGTCTGCCAGCGGATGGTCAACACCATCACCGGCGGGGTCACGCCCGCATTGGAGATCATGATCAACACACCGACGGTGAAGAAGCTGCTGGAGGAAAACCGGCTGGAAAAACT encodes the following:
- a CDS encoding PilT/PilU family type 4a pilus ATPase; this encodes MELFHRILQTAIEGGASDIHLKVGSPVIFRINRQLVAVQAPTPTLDWMNDVVGRIAPPHLKKRLEDDHEVDFSYFVPGIGRFRTNLFQQRGEYCLAMRYVKTKVPGFEELGLLPVLRKIAESPRGIVLVSGPTGCGKSTTLAAMVEHINASFKKHIITLEDPIEFVFEDNQSVIEQREIGLDTRSFEQGLKHILRQDPDIIMVGEMRDSISFSAAMSAADTGHLVLSTLHTTNASQAIGRILDFFKPDERDQVRRQLSATLQAVVCQRMVNTITGGVTPALEIMINTPTVKKLLEENRLEKLQAAIETGLDDGMQNFNQALYNLVKERKISEKEALAKASNPQTLEMNFKGIFLDEARRILT
- a CDS encoding beta-ketoacyl-ACP synthase III encodes the protein MSPPVVKNPRAKHGFRSRTCSITSVGSYVPERILTNADLEKMVETSDEWITTRTGIKQRRIAAANEYTSDMAAKAALRAMSKGGISPEQIDLIIVATITPDMPFPATACLVQQRIGAYRAAAFDIEAACSGFIYALEIGQQFIMSRTYDTVLVIGAEKLSSIVDWTDRNTCVLFGDGSGAAVLQSRPNAHGLLTACMGADGNKADLLSMPGGGCRCPATTESVSSRLHFLRMEGRETFKNAVNAMYTAAQESLRRCELDVSRIKCVIPHQANQRIIEAVGERLGARPEQIFVNLDKYGNTSAASVAIALDEVVESGRIQRGDLILLMVFGAGLTWGAAVIEW